Part of the Puntigrus tetrazona isolate hp1 chromosome 10, ASM1883169v1, whole genome shotgun sequence genome is shown below.
CGTcccgtcctcctcctcctcgtcccgTCCCTGTACGTACACTGGGGCTGAAATCGAAATCTGAATTTGCTAAACAGGCGATTTCTTGAAAAGCATGGTCTGTCTCTTGCAGGACCCCGAGGAGGACCCTCTGCCGAAGAAGAAATGGCCTACAGTGGACGCGTCTTATTATGGGGGCCGAGGGCCCGGGGGCATCACGCGGATGGAGGTGACTGAACAATCAAAGAAAACATTGGTTGTTCGGACACACACTGAAGCGTACGTCCTCCGCAGGTTCGCTGGGGGGAGAAGGGCTCTACGGAGGAAGGGACGCGGCTGGCCAAAGCCAAAAACGCCGTGGTCAGAATGCCTGAGGAGGAGTTTGAAGAGCCTGTCAAAAGACCCCCACCCAGACCACCGCCGGTACATCCGGCCCCCGTCCGAGACAAATGGTACACGCCCATTAAAGTGAGTTTCCCGTCAACGCTCCGGCTTTCAGGCAATTCTTTGCATTTGTACAAACGCCGTTGCGCTTGTGTTTTTAGGGGCGGTTTGATGCCGTGCTGGCGCTGCTGCGTAGACAATACCACCGAGTCGCTATCATGAGACCCACGGCAAGCGACAAGGTACGGCGGCCTTGCTTTGCGCATTTACggtttattattactttattatactAGCACTGTGTAACTGGAAGCTCCTAAGTGACCATTTGGAACACACTACATAGGGAACAACTAATCTGATAGCACAAAGACATCAGGGTAAATGATCCAGTTCTCTACCGCTCTGAATACGTCTCGCTGCTAAGCTAATAACGTGATGCTATAAGAAAACACAGAACATATTTCAGATCCTATATAGGTAACTAACAACTAAAAACGAGCCTTTGTCTACTTTGTGACGGagcaaaaatgtgcaaaataaaatactcaACGTACAACATGAGAAAAATACAATAGAGTTATAAATAGCAtgagattttgtttttttaaaaaacattttttacatttttgctgttgACACCATAGGTGGACGCGTTGGTAAGTCCACTACCCGTATATATCTTTTGTTAATACTTCATACTTAacgttatataattatatgtatttttttaatagcacaCTGAGCTCGTcgcagtgcattatgggattgcttttttgcaaaaacaggtAGGGTATTTTAGACCAAGTCTACATTAATCCGGATGCAGAAGGtgttttaatcttaaaaatgcCGTCCATCTACACCAGCATTTTGTATGGTTTTCCAAAGGTTTTTCATGCCACACTTAAATCTTGAAAAATGCTTCAATCATGTGTAAGATATAATAAAGCTCTGCCGCTATTATTTCATTATGAAAATATCCACTAGTTTGTTATGAGAATATCCAAAAGCTAGCTGCTGTGTTGAGCATAAAGCCCGGGACGAGTCTTTTgcaaatctttattttgataagcacatatagatatatagataaacCTGGTGACCTCAGTCTCGTTTTTTCCGTTTAAACGAACGTTAATGACTATGTTGGTCAGGAGCTTACGACGGGATCTCTGCAGGACAGTGTTTGTGCTgctgaaaagactcattagctCTAATGAGCTGCACAAACGAGGCGGACAGtgccgtcacacacacacacacacacacacacacacacacacacacacacacacacacacacacacacactcacacacacacacacacacacacacacacacacactcacacacacacacacacacacacacacacacacacacacacacacacacacacacatactcacactcacactcacacacacacacacacactcacacacacacacacacacacacacacacacacacacacacacacacacacacacacacactcatcacgCAGCAGGCCTCGCTATTACACTCATTAGCTCGACCTGACCGGCAGAGATCAAGCTGTCATGAAGGGGCGCCCTGTGTCCCACGCTacagtgacctctgacctcacgCTGATTGCACCGTCACACTGAGTTTGACTTTAACTCGACGTCCTTCGGGGCCACAAAGACAATTTTGTTAAAGTGTgtccctggaccacaaaagaaGGTGCAGCGTTAGGTTATTAAGCAAAGATCGtcttccatgaaaatatttagtaaacgtcctaccgtaaatatattaaaaattaatttttgattagtaatatgcattgctaagagcttcatttaaactttaaagatgattttctcaaaatgtaaaatttcctAAATTTTTTAATCGTTATATATAGTCTTAAATAATCAATACATCAacggaaagattatttattcagctctaTACATGTATAATTGATGCAGAAACCTAAATGTCCAAAGattattttttgctaaaattGCTTTTCATATCAGGCTTGAGtcttaaagtaattttttttttcttaaaagacatttttatttatataagagTATAATAATAGGGACATAAAAACACGAAACCTTTTTCTTATGTTATTCCACGTTGACTTGTCTTTAGGCGTTCAGTGTGTTGTTCATGGTAGggtataaataaatgacttttctgTCCGCCTCGGATTAATAAACAGACTCAGAGCCACCAAGGATTTCCAAAGATAAGCAGCACTCGTTATCTTCAGGAAAATGTAGAAACAAAAAACCATTTTCACTCCCAATGTTAAAATGAAGGTGGATGGGTACCGACTTGTTATGACCAGGCCTTAATTATTAACACTGGTACCTGATTCACGGCAGATCTGTCCGGACAGGCTTCGTCAAACATTAGTGTTGCCTGACCTCCATCACTCCTGCTTCCTCACCGCCAATTAAAATCAAACCTTCTCTCAACTGAGCtcaattattacaaattacCCTACACGTCAGCGCGACAAAAACACTGTCAAGTcgattttttgcatttaaaacccCCAGTGCGTATGATGCAGCGCTGAGTTAATGTGATACGGACTAGTCTTTGAGGACGCGGCTAGTAACGCGTGTCCTATTTCACATGTACACGAGGTGATGGGGTTCAGAGACGATGGGAGATCTGTGTTAGAGAGTAACCTCCTGCTTTGGTTTTTCAGGGGCGCTGCATCAAATTCAACAGAGTTCAGACTCACTGACCGAACACCGCGTGTGCTTTACTATAAAGTAAGGTCCCTAACATTATAACACACTATTTGGGAAACCCAGATGTTCCTTAAAACTGACCATAAATGTCACCTTTCAGGTACGTTCAGACGAAACGGACTGATGATCCACAGCCGCGTGAAGAAGTGTACTTCTGAATTTTAATTCTGACACGTTTGAATCTAGCCTGCTGACTTTGTTTCTGCGTGAATGTGGTtgaatttaatgcttttataaCCTTTTTTGTAGTTACCAACCGATACAGTGCCTTCTTGAACGGGTTTGtctgagaaagaaaatgtaaattattacttttaattccATTATTGTTTGCAAAGATGTCGATTGTCTAGTACATTCGTGGAGGTGTGTATTTAATTATTCGtccttatatttatttatgagacTTTGATTTAATCAATAGATCACGTGCGCAATAGATACATGTTCATGAAGTAAATGGCATATAAAtccaataaaagaaattataataattcgcTTGTTCTCTTAGAATGTTTGTGGGAACAAaattaacagtaatattaaaaaatataataagaataataataagaagaaaaatttaaattggcattaaattcaataaaagtgacagttatgactttcttttcatcaaagaatcctgaaatgtaattatttctacaaaaatattaaagcagttacgtaataataataagaagaagaacggttatattttagttattgaGAATAttggaataatttctgaaggatagtGAGACTTTTCTTTGCAGGTACATTACATTCATCAGTTGTTTGTTATTGAAGTAAGTGGCATGCAAGTACATAACACAGAATTATAGTGCTTCACTGTGATTTATGATGCAAACAAGCCTGTATTAAAacgtaaaattattttattttatttttttacaatgatcAATAAATTCTTGCCGAGATTCCTCAAATGGTCTGATGAATGTGAAGAATTAAAAACCCGAGTTTGGCAGGGATTAGTCAGAAACACAATGAACAGACTTTATAATGTCTGATTATTGCACGCTACGTCTGGATATTCCAAATTATAATCCTAATCTCTTATATTTTATGAGAGATTAGTTTGCTGAAAAGTAAAAGGGCGATTGAGAATCACacgttatatataatattctacatgattttttttactgtgtgtgtgtgtatatatatatatataattgtttttgcgtatatatttatttgcatataaaaaaaatataataataaaaaaacccaccGATGAAGCGAGCGTCGCGCTTTGAGTGTGTCGCAGGATTTTAATGTCACACACTCGCGTCGTTAGCCTTTAGCCGCTCGGCTAATCGCCGGTCACCAACATCAATATGACGCTCACATTCTGTTATTAATCGGAAATTAAGAAACCAGTAGGGCTGGATGGGATAGACGGCGGGTCTTTACCTGGAGGTGAGAGGTTTGTTGTACTTACACTGAGATCTAATGGGTTTAAAAACCTAATCTAATCCGCATTAAAGCGCCGATGTTGTTAGCCTGCAGCAGACATCCGCGGCACAAACTAAACATTATCTGTATTTATCTGTATTTGCTCATTGATTCATTGCTGATTTGGGTGTGTTCATAATATATTAGTTCTCGGTAAATGTAGAGAATTGTATATTTGAATGAGCCTCACTAgccatgtatttaaatacacgCAAAGTTATTAAAACCAGCTCGCCCTACTTTAAATCTTGACAGTTACTTTGCTATTAGGGCTTTTAGTTGGAGCTGATATTTTTGGCTTTATCGATATCGTGTGTGTAGAGGGACACCGCCTTAGTGAGACACACATTGGCCTTGCTCCTCCAGCCACATGAACCAAGATGCCTCAGAACATCCTCAAGAGCACTCATTACATCGAGCTGGGCAGCTATCAGTACTGGCCCGTGCTCGTGCCCCGAGGAATCCGGCTGTACACCTACGAACAGATCCCAGTGTTCCTGAAGGAGAATCCCTACATCACGGATGGATACAGAGCGCACCTGCCGTCCAAACTGTGCCTCAAAAGGTGAGTCTCCTTCCCTGTCCGTGGTCCAGGTCGTGTCGCCCGTACGGCCCGCTCGTCATTTCTCGTGTCTCGCAGCATATTCATCCTGTCCAACGAGAGCGTGAACATCTGGAGCCATCTGCTCGGGTTCCTGCTGTTCTTCTCGCTGGGAGTGAATGACATGGCCACGGTCCTGCCGTCCGCGGGGGCTTCTCGAGAGGACTACGTCATTTACTCGATCGGACTGTTTTGTTTCCAGGTGATGTATAAGCCCTGGGCTACTTCTGTTTATGAGCTCAGACGATCACAGGAACGAATAAGCTCCGTGTGTTTCATGCTCAGGTCTGCATGCTGTGCTCCGTGGGCTATCACTTGTTTTGTTGTCATCGCTCGGAGAAGACGTGCCGCCGCTGGCTTGCTCTGGACTATGCTGGAATATCTGTGGGCATTTTGGGATGCTATGTGCCTGGAGTCTTCTATGCCTTCTACTGCAACAGTGTATGGATTTGTATCTTTTTATTGCATAcgttaaaacattattttaattggtttaattagccaaatttattctatttatgtaaaaaacatattattgtgAAATGCCGTTACTATTTGAAAaggcagtttttttaatgtgaatatgttttataatgtgcTATAAAGATGCGTGTGGTGCCGCTTTCAGTTCTGGAGGCAGGTGTACCTGCTGACGGTGCTGGCTCTCATCCTGGCCGTGTTCGCGGCTCAGATTCATCCGCTCTACCTCACGCAGCAGTGGAAGAAGCTGCGCTCGGCCATGTTCTGCTCGGTGGCCGGGTACGGCATCATCCCGGCCTGCCACTGGGTCTGGCTCAACGGAGGATTCCACTCCGAAATCGTGAAGGTGCTGTATCCGCTGTGAGGAGGGAAACAGAAACGCGTCACTTCCAGCTCTTCTAGTACTGACCACTTCATCTGTTCGCAGGTGTTTTTTCCTCGAGTCATGGTCATGTATCTGATTGCCGCCTCGGCGTTCCTGTTCTACGTCAGTAAGATCCCAGAAAGATACTTTCCAGGTGACGTTTTCTATactaaattattgtattttattaaaggaattaggaagatattttggagaaaGTCTGTAACCAGACTGGTTCTGGCTCACCATTGACTCccgtagttttttttttcctattatgAAAtgtcaggccatccaagatgtagaggAGTGCTGAGCGTTAGATCCTCTGCaataaatgggtgccgtcagaaacaaatccatcataaCGGCATTTTAGCTGCATGTCTTTTTCATCTTTCAGATGTAGCATGCAGAACcggattttaaatgtaaaacatctcaataatggttttgtttcttgcaaacatGCAGCATTGTACTTTACGAGATGTTAACagttggactctcattccgacggcacccattcaccgcagagcatctgCTGGTGAGCAATGaagcaatgctaaatttctccaaatctgttctgataaagacTACATCTTGGACAGCCTGGCGGGGGAATACCaagtattcctttaaaaaaaaaaaaaaaaacaacccaaaacCTTTACCCTTCTTTGAATGCcacatattttggaaaaaatgctagattttaattagttaaaaatgcttaaatccAGATAACCGGTTTAATTCTGGTTGCACGTTGCGCTTTAATCGTATCGAAATAATCGAATTGACCAGATGAGTCAGAAATCACATCGTCATAAACGTTAAGAGATtaacaggaagttaagtgctgggcgtccggtcagaggagaactggtctcaactgagtctggtttctcccaaggttttttttctccgttcTGTATGGATCGGgtttggttcctctgtcttctttgttggggacacttaacttctagtcaTTATCGTCGAATTGCTTCCAgggaccgtctctgcatttaataacaaactgttcactctcgtcattatacatccctgttattatactgtacagtgctttgatgcaacccgtgttgttaaaagagctatagaaataaaagtgattgatcgTTAACCCTTCCTTTTCATGCGTGTCCCCGCAGGCCAGCTGAACTATCTCGGAGCCAGTCATCAGCTCTGGCATGTTCTGGTGGTGGTCATGTTCTACTGGTGGCATCAAACCGCCATCTACATCATGAAGTACAGACACAACCAGCCCTGCACGGACTACAGCAGTCATGGCTGAACGGTTATAGAATCACCTGTTCAACGTAGTCATTGGGGTTTTGTTTGGCATTATTTTAAGTTAGAATCAACTAAACTTTACCTCTCATTGGCCTTCGAACACCCTACTGTGGGGTAACGTGCATCGAAAATCACGTCTGGAGCAATCATAAATATTCTCTGCTGGATATCAAGTGTCTTTGTCTGTTACTTCATGTAGTTTGTTTTCTATCGAGCCTTTTTCTCATGGTACCATTGGGTTTGTGAAACTATACATATGACGCTATGACTTTTCTGGAATGTCCTTAATTGAAATGCTCTTAACTATCACTGTTCTCTGACTGATGAATACTACGGTAATACTGATTTTAGTGTTTGTTAAAGGGACTTGTTTTGAagtattaaacacatttgagtTCATGTGTAAAGCAGCACTGGAAAATGGGCATTTAAATGACCAAGAAAGCATTACTTTAGTAGTTTTTGTGAACAAATGGGTCAAAATCACTATACTTGCACTGAATTGATTATAAACATATATCAGGTTCTAGCCTACAAAATCTTTTGTGCGTTTCATCTCCTCCTTTTTAAACGTGTCTTGTTGCTCGTTTTTCTTTGAGTTGCCGCAAACGGCTTGTCTGAATATGAATtgtgaaactgaataaaaaaatcttgtttgtaCTCGTTTTGCTGCTTGAAGTCGTGTTTTTTAATGCAGTGGTGTGTAGTGCTAACATACCGTTCACGCGCTTTCCCCGCGGCGACTGACGAACCGGAAGTCTCGCGCACACAGAAGCGGCTAACTTCCGTGTGGAAATATAAGCTTCATAAAGTAGTATTTCACACACTTAAGCACGCTCCATTTGTAAACGTTTCCGAATTATGGTTTTAAAGTTCGCCAAACGtcatatatgtgtttgtttcaCTTCGCTACGAAGAAATGAATATCAGAATCGCATTCAGTAAACCAACGTGACTTATTATCTCAATATCCTAATCCTTCAGAACAACGAACGCTATATGCTACGTGAAAGTTGTGTCTTAATCCCTTAATGATACCATCATACGTGGAGTTTTGGCATAATAAAAGAGCTCAGTTGTCTTAAtcataaatctgttttaatcCCAGTGATTTGTTGTTCTCTGGTGCATTAGGGGTTTTCCAGGCCATTGTTCATTTCCTGTCTGAAGACGAGGCCTAATTGAAAAGGGAGAATGTTGTTTAGAGGTCGTGTTTCTTTTAGTGCATGTTGTGAACAGTAATTAAGAAAATCTGTGAGTTTTCTCTTCTGCAGACTGTTTGTACACGTGCTTATCTTAATTTGTCTGATGAATTTCTATAAAAACCCACATCactatttaaactgcattttttttattgcataaacatttctttagtttttctCTTGCTTAATCTCCAAGTGTAATATTAGCACGGATGCAAGCAATATCTCACGAGAATGACTTTCCCACAAAATCATACGCCTCGGGGCCTCAAATCGTTTCACAATCTGCCGTTGACCTCACAGATGCTCCAGAGCAAATTAAAACCTCATCAGGGGTGTCTTTACTGGTGAAAGGAGTTAAGaatcttttgttgttgtcttaAGCAGCATCTGCAAGCATCACTTTCTCGAGACAATCTGCATTGTCTTGGTGGATTAGATGTTAATAATCTCCACATGGGGATGACATTGTGTCTGAATTATGGCCAAATGTCATCCTAATTCTGCTTTCATATGTACTTATGAGTGAGTGACCAGGCAAAATGAGCAGCCTCTTAAATCTCTTAAAGAGATTTTAATCTTTTGACCCCTTTAGTACTAAACACATGTACTTCACTGACACCTCCTGGATCAGGGACAAACTACACAAAGACCTTAAAACTCAGAAAAAACAAGTGTTTATTCTTCAATAAGTGTCAGCTATTCATTCATCATGTAGACATAGCAATGCAGTTTCTGATACTAAAGATATATCTATGATTATAAACAATCACGTTAGTTCAAGAATACATTTGATACAGCTCTTCTGATACATTGAtagtattttaattgtaataaagtTATACTTGGGCATTCTTTCACACTGTGAtgtgttcttcttcttcttctccagaTCCATTCATTTTCCATCTTCACCACAAATCTTCAGCAGGGTTTGGCGAAAATCCCCCGATGTTTCAGActacaataacaatacaaaatgGACATTATTCAAGTGACTACTGGCGTCAAACCCGGTGCCGCACTTgctaaatgtttacatatttatgattGAGAAATATACGTGTGATCCTTGTTAAAAGCGCTGTTTTTAGTGGGCTGGAGGGCGAACAGTATGGGAAGGGAGCAAACAAAGAAACGTGACAATGGCTGAAAGCAGCAGATCTGTGATTATAATGGGGATGTCAGGACGCGGTGCAAAGCGTGTTTGATGGTCCAACAGGGAATATGCAGGTCAAAAGAACGCTGCAGTACATTGTTAAACTCGCATTGTTTTCGGGTTTGGCTTTACGCTGAACTTCAGAGAAATGACTTTGGATGCTGTCATGCAGTCTACAGAATTCATGCCGAATGCTGCCTTGAATGCCTAATTCTCTGTTTTTGACAATGACTGGGATGCTTTCTGACTTTACTTTTAAGCGAACTGAAAATGCTATTCCGTGCATTTTACACAGAGAATGATGGGAAACGTTTGGTTACACAAAGCCATCACCTTTATCATTCATTATTCTTCACGAACAGCGCACAGAATTCATTCCTAAACTGTAAgtggctttggataaaagcgtctggcaaatgactaaatgtatgCAAGCAAAACAACCCAAATAAAACTCAATTACCACAATATTCTCATTGTAAGTTTTTCACTGACGAGCTCCAACTcagtgaaacaaaaagaaagtcgAGTCCCCCTCTGGATGTTACAACATTTTAGTGGCATTCATGTGCGCTCAATTTGAAAATAAGATGATAAACCCATGACTTGAATACAGCATTAGCCAAGAGAACATAAGCATGGGCTTACAGGGCGGGGCTAATCAGCAGGCCCGCCCACTGAGGATGTCAATCATTTCTTCTGCAAAACCTCATCACACTTTAATCAGAGCTCTTCAGATATTACTGAAGGCGAAGTTTAGATGCACTGGTGAATGTTTCTACagcatatttttacagtgtacacgTTCTCGTTTAATGCTTCTTACCTCAATGTCAGAGTATAAAGAAGTGCCAAAGAGCTTCTTATATTCTGCCTTGATGTCCTGCAGGTCGACCTCTGAGCGGCTCACCACGATTCTAGTCAAGGTCGATTCAGTGGTACCAGCACCCTGAAAAGGTTTCAAAAATAGTTATAGACTCACTGCAGGATCTCGCTACACTGTCCATAATCTTTGtgacaaaaaacacagaaagacgCTTCCGACCTTCATGCTTTTATGCAGAAGCTCCGCGAGGTATGCTGGGACGCTCTTCACACACTTCACTAAAGCAGAGGCATTTTGATTTCACGAGaacaaaattaagaataaaacacacaataattgaaaataatttaaaaaacatcttatAAATCACCTATAGCCACAAGAATATCTTCCAGTCTTCCGGACATCTCCCGTTCAATGCTTTCCTGGAGGGTCTTTCCGCTCAGACTCTTATACTCAACCAGAGCTGAGAGATAAAGATGGAAACATGATCATCGCTGATATATGCATGACTCCGTCACGTTCAGTTTTACAGCTCCTTCAGAATTATTACAAAACggtatataaagtatataaagtaaTCCAGCAGCTGTACTCTGTCTGAGCTGAGGAACGCTCCTGTGGCAGAGGACCTCGATAAACTTGCTCTCGTCTGTTCCCCACTTTTTCTCTCCTGCCTCGTACAAGATCTGTGCGGCGGGAAAAACACATGAAGAATGTTGCTAACCAAATCGTTTTGGCTCAGTatgaacaataatataatagagGTCAGTGGGATCTTCTGCGGGTTTGTGGAAATGATCTTTCATGACTGAATGAAGACATCCTGAGTCGattctgaatcattgaaacgaaaCGAGTGCCAAGCCATTTGGTTTTGACATCATCATGACACCTTAGCATATgccccgcccacttgttggccTTTGAATGAAATTGACCACTAGGTGTTAAAAGCTCATAAACACCGCTTTCAATGAAATCCAGAGGGTTTGGGGAAATGAActgaatgaatcgtttgggagtcgttaaacaaataaggcaaaaataaaagcacattataagaaaatcttttttgaccttgcatgcatgccaacctgttgttggggacttgAAAAATATGAACCTTACATAATAGGGCACTTTAATGTCCTGCAAAAGacatcttttttgtgttttaaaaatgttttccaaactgtgttttttattagtCCTGAATCACTGCACTACACCTATAATAAGACCTTTTGGGACTATTTAGACTGGTTCTGGTAGATACCGCTGCGGAGGAGCACAGTATCTGCGTGATTCGtcatagacataaacagagagaagtagatCCGGCTACATTGTTCCTCCGCCAGACGCGGTTCTGTTTCTTAACCGCTAGCGCACCTAAAGTTATGGACGGCGGCTTTAATCTGACATAAATTACATCATTATTCCTTTTCACatcagcagccaatgagctactattatattatactacaaTCTTCCAATACTCAGTGTTTTATGCAGCACTTAAAGCAAAacccctccaccttccccagctccacctgtactATGGGTTAGTTTCACGTTAAGTATTGGCAGCAGCATTAGCATTAGTCAATTCTATTAACCGAGTTTGGTTGTACTTATGTGTATAAGCCTGATAAAAGTTCAGCAATAGTGACTTCACTTCACCTTGGCGTCCTCTTTAGCTTTTGCCACGTCCACGTTCGTACTTTCAGCCCTCTTACCCTTTCAGATAGAAAGACAAATGGTAAGTGAAACAGCTGCCTTGctcatttgaattcatttaaatatgatgcaggaccaaaaaaaactgatttgacTGAACCTCGGCGAGGATCAGCAAGGTCTTTTCAAAGTCCCCGGACACCTCCGATTTCAGGTCGTGAACTAGAGCTCTCCCGGTTTCTGGAAAAAGCACAACACTTAAATGAGACCCGAAGTCAAAGCAccataaaataattctaaagcGTGACGTAAAAAAAACACGAACCAGCCAAATACGCATCACACATAGCCTTGATCTGATGGTTCGAGCGTGATGCAAAAAGTTCTATCAAAACGCTTTCGTTTGTACCGGCACCCTGTGATCAAACTCAGTCTGTTAACAAACAGGCTCAAACTGTTGATCTAAACTATTAACAGTCAGAAAGAAAAGGTGCTGTGTACTTTTATAGCCCGTGTGAACTCTTGGCAGTCAAACCTAGCAGGAGGAGCGATCAGGGCCACCAAAATATCCTCAAAATCTCCACGTGTGTCCCCTTCCAAGTCATCGCAAAGAGTCTGAGACGGAAAACGCAAGCATGCTTTTAAATAGCAGACATCATTCAAGGGTTAGTTCAGCGTATATGGTGTTTTACCCTCCCGGTGGCGTCCTGATAGGCTTTACAGATCAGCTGGCGCTGGGCATTGCTTCTTTGAGTCAGAATGTCAACAAGAGTCTTTTCGGTAGTGCCTGAGGAATTAGAAACGCAAACACATAAAGCCAGCACATAGAAGACAGCAGGATTTCAACATCTCAGCAGGACGAGTTCACTAAAAGTCCACACCCAGACACAGAACGTGACTCACCAATGCCTTCCATAGCTTTCCGTAAAGCAGCAGCATCCTCGCCTGGATTAAAACCCGGCTTCTCCTTAATAGTGCCGCGTGCTGCAGACTTTGTGAATAATGCTTATGTGTAAACCTGTTCAACTTACTATAAGAAATGCATAACTGTACTAAAAAACGCAATCACAATCTTACATTTACAGTCAAAGAGGAGGGGGAGTCCAGGAGAAGATCCAAATCATCCTGGAAAAAGTACAGAGAGAGCGGTATCTTCAGTAAACACCTCCATCAGAGCAAGACATGATCCTACAGAGGAAATCAACTGACCCATACAGAAGACATGCCTGCTGTCCTGGGAGGGCTTCACTTCTGTAAGCAGATATTAGTTAGTCACACTGGACAC
Proteins encoded:
- the paqr3b gene encoding progestin and adipoQ receptor family member 3b isoform X1 translates to MPQNILKSTHYIELGSYQYWPVLVPRGIRLYTYEQIPVFLKENPYITDGYRAHLPSKLCLKSIFILSNESVNIWSHLLGFLLFFSLGVNDMATVLPSAGASREDYVIYSIGLFCFQVCMLCSVGYHLFCCHRSEKTCRRWLALDYAGISVGILGCYVPGVFYAFYCNSFWRQVYLLTVLALILAVFAAQIHPLYLTQQWKKLRSAMFCSVAGYGIIPACHWVWLNGGFHSEIVKVFFPRVMVMYLIAASAFLFYVSKIPERYFPGQLNYLGASHQLWHVLVVVMFYWWHQTAIYIMKYRHNQPCTDYSSHG
- the paqr3b gene encoding progestin and adipoQ receptor family member 3b isoform X2, which codes for MPQNILKSTHYIELGSYQYWPVLVPRGIRLYTYEQIPVFLKENPYITDGYRAHLPSKLCLKSIFILSNESVNIWSHLLGFLLFFSLGVNDMATVLPSAGASREDYVIYSIGLFCFQVCMLCSVGYHLFCCHRSEKTCRRWLALDYAGISVGILGCYVPGVFYAFYCNSMRVVPLSVLEAGVPADGAGSHPGRVRGSDSSALPHAAVEEAALGHVLLGGRVRHHPGLPLGLAQRRIPLRNREGVFSSSHGHVSDCRLGVPVLRQ
- the anxa3b gene encoding annexin A3b, which translates into the protein MSSVWDDLDLLLDSPSSLTVNSAARGTIKEKPGFNPGEDAAALRKAMEGIGTTEKTLVDILTQRSNAQRQLICKAYQDATGRTLCDDLEGDTRGDFEDILVALIAPPARFDCQEFTRAIKGAGTNESVLIELFASRSNHQIKAMCDAYLAETGRALVHDLKSEVSGDFEKTLLILAEGKRAESTNVDVAKAKEDAKILYEAGEKKWGTDESKFIEVLCHRSVPQLRQTLVEYKSLSGKTLQESIEREMSGRLEDILVAIVKCVKSVPAYLAELLHKSMKGAGTTESTLTRIVVSRSEVDLQDIKAEYKKLFGTSLYSDIESETSGDFRQTLLKICGEDGK